A region of the Styela clava chromosome 1, kaStyClav1.hap1.2, whole genome shotgun sequence genome:
atacattcctTTCGAGAATGACTTTGATTGCTTTGCGATAACATCATACAGAGTAGTAGACCACGTGTGTAAGCGACTATGGCACTTTTCTCTATCGATACTGTAtctcctcccagttggtttcgattcaaaacgGCACTCATGACTCGTTTGGAAGGGCGATCACATTTTTGTATAatacatcactcgaaaaatagttttactcaattttttttttattcaattttaaaaaatacagcgcgggccactcgaaaggCCTCcgcgggttggacgaccctggtaTAATGAGCTGACTTTACACAGCCTACATAGAACATTATGTAAGCATGTGCATTACTTTAATTGCCGTATGTATATATCATCTAATCGACTGTATATGCATATCACATTAGCTGTGTATGTACATCACCCAAAtgactgtatttgtatattacgTTGGCTGCATATGGCTATGCATATATGGCATTGGCTGTTATATGCCTATTTAGTTGGCGGTATATGTATATGAGttgactgtatatgcatatttttgGCAGTATGTGCACACACGTTAGTGATTTTACGGGCTCCAAATAAAATACTTGCTGAGATCAAGCTACTGAGTATTATGGAGAACGAATCATAAATAACAGATCCACAATGAAACTTATCTcagcaaaatgcaaaatttctatcattaattctttatttttataacCTGTCAATCCGGCACTCTTTCTACTTTTATCATTAGTCATTGCATAGGATGAGATCCGAATGCAAATTCAGTGTTTACTGcggtggtttccaacctttttcgaATAATGTACCACTTGAGCAGTTCGTACTGTCATTACAGTTCATACATAAATGCAATATATGTGTCAGCAAAGTCACGAGAAGAACAATcaatgaaataacaaaacacaatatatatataatgagaTCGGCTGCAATTGTATATCCTCGTCAGCAGATTGATGTGAGGAATACATCTTCTCACTGCGCACAGTTATTGTGCCAAATAGCGCATCCCTATAGTTTTTAGTCGACACTTCATTCATTCGATTTTATCAGACTCGGACACCTATGTCCTAATAATGATCGAGGTCAGATTTAACTTCTAgttatttgtcattttaaaGTTTAATGATAATGATCGGAGTCGTAGTCgtaaaaacattatttctactACCTACAGAATAGACCTGTTGCGGCTGAGCTCGAATATGCGACTGCTTTATTATAATTGTTCTTGATATATAAACAGTATGTATTCGATGATCCTCCAATAATATACATGCATTTATATAAAGAATTAAAAGTATAAAACaatcatctttttatttttactctGTATAACTCAGCTTAAGTTCCTCGAATGCGTGTCAGATTCTACATAaatttcttcctatactttaccattggaaaatttgaaatggATTGTAAGGGATGTTTCGGCGTGATGGCAATATTAAATTGGTTTGCATGTTTATGACGATCATTTTGATTCGAAATATTCAACTACTCATGcaactaaaacaaaacttatctAGAGACACAATAACTATTGGGTTATTTGAATCATAAATACGTTTTAGAAACACGACTAAAAACTAACATTAAGCACGCAAAACCACGAAAACGAAACATGCGCGACAATTGAAGTAAAAAAGCGTCTGAGTGACTGCGCATAAATTGGTTGTTTTCACCACCGTCAACTTATTGATGATTGGACATAGTTACAGATATAAACAATCAAGTCGATGCTCGCAGAAAAATCCATTACAATTCCTGacaatatcaattttgttacTGCTCGAAAGGATTGAATTTACACATCTTTTTCTTTTCCTCTTGAATCCAATCCAAAAAACTTGCCACCTTCGTATATACGCCGTACATTTTCCCGCATTCGTCACCAAAACTAGTCAGTCCCCACACCACTGATCGGCCCGCCTGAGATCCCGAATTCGGAGTACATGTCAGAGGACCACCACTGTCACCCTGGCACGAATCGGCTCTACCGTTATTTTGTGGTGCCTATAAGAAAACAACAgtgataattaaaatttgttacACCTTTTTCAAATGTTTTGCGCCAGCGGTTCGATCGGGCTTGTACTACTCGAATGAACTAAAGGGCCGCAACAAACAAAATCAATTGTTCACGGGCTCAGTTTATCATTATTAAAACATGATAATACATCTTGTCATCTTTTGAATATAACGTTTGAACAGTGTAAAACATGATTAATTCGATACAAACATCCTATAATAAGAAATGGCGATTCTTTTGCAGGCGACAAACTCCTTATAATTAGAAACAATCACTGAATTATATATTTCCAGAATATTTCACAACGTCAGGGAGTACAGATCAGAAAAGGTTTGCTCCcgttggtgaccgtacatttgaacccacgtacatttgaacccatgtgtatatccgcgggttcaatctatatgcgggtgctaaaacccatgggttagggctagtatgggttcaaatatccgcaaaacaaaaaaatccataggtgcaatagtatgcaggtgcaattgtcgtgggttcaaatgtacgtgggttcaaatgtacgggaaccgcTCCCATTTCATATAGGTGCTTTCCATTAGGTTGGAAATTTGTATTGCAACTATTAGTAGGTTTCTAAACTTTGATTGTTGTAGAGTGAAACTGACGCCACTTTGCGGTACGCAAGTCATAGTAGTTTTGAATTTTCGGCTACAAATAagtgaatatttatttgtcCATCAATTTATTCGTTTTCAATCTTTATTTTGGTCCCTGCagatttgttgaaaaatgttgGAACCTAACTACTCCTCACTAGCGCACGAaatattatgatgtaacaagCAATCATCGTACCAAAATCATACATAGGGTGCAAACGGTACCTGGATAAATTATACGGAAGTGGGTAACTTGGGTGGTATTTGTATCGTTTTATTAACTTATAATCAATCGCATGCATTTTTGTACGCATAGgtaaatacttttaaaataaagtgTTTATTACTATATTAGTGTGAGTTTTTTTTACCTCCGCACACTGCATTGAATCCAAGATGATAGGCCCAGCTTTATTATCCGGATAATCGTATTTGCATCTGGAATCGCGTATAAGAAAAACTCCGGCCTGCTGCAAACAACCTGGATATTCTCTTTTGTCTGAAAGAAATTGTTTAATCTGACAGACTGTTGTATTTAAAGCATAAAACTGTACGAAATTCTGTTTGAAACTATTTGTACCAATTTGAGTTCTGCCACATCGGATTTCATTTACGATCCGAGTAGTCATTTCTTTGAAATGATTAGAATGTCATGTTTAATATGGTAGAGCTATCaatgaaaacaagagagcattgctcaaatatatagactcGAAGAGCACTGAGTTCGATGAAAATATCGACGGACAAGCACTACCATGGCGGTCGAGCAATACGGAGTGGAAAAGTGTTCCCCTTTAAGTGAAATCAACGATAACTACAAGATAAACCACATCACCAAGAATGATAACGAAAGCAAGAATtcagcaaacaaaattagtgtTCAATAAGATTACGTGATGCTTCGATATAAGAGCCACATTCATAAAACCGTGTTTATTTAGGTATGAATTCAACCTTGCTTGAATTTTGTTGCTCCCCATCCAGTGATGACACATTCTTGCGGTGGGATAAACTCTTCTGTACTCGTCGGCAAGCAAATCGGCTGCACAAATGACCTttatgtgataaaaaaaaatgtataaataaaatgatgaagTCATAAATCATAATACCAGGAATTTTCGTGCAGGCGTTAACGATGAATCTGCATTCTGGTAAACTTCTACTAGAGTAGCTAGTAAGCATATAATTATACACCACACGACTCTAAAGTTAGGGTATTGTTTAattatcatttttgtttttcaaatattagaCCATTAGATTTCTTTGCAGATCAATGAATATTCttgtataaaatatcaaattatttgaataatgcGTTCTGGCACTTGGTAACTTCCATAATTCAACTGGGATAGAATTCAAACACGGGCTTATTTCGCCTTAAGTAACTGTCAAATCAGTAAATGTTTTAATACCCAAATTGAGCACATCTTCCATCGCCTGTTTTGGATTTCAGATGAACAAGAGCTATATCATATCTCGGCTGTGGGTACGTCCAAAACTGATAATGTCTAtgtacttgttttattttgaattcctCAGAATTTTCATAACTTTTGTAGTATTTAGAAGAAGTGTCATCTCTATTATAATAATCTCCGACTCGGACTACAAAATCGTCACTAGCGCTGCAACACAAAACAATATCAGTATATTAGGAAATGCCTTTGCGTAAAACAAATACTCACTCATTGACAGGAAAATAAGTAATAAGCTTGCCACAACAATATAGAAATTATGTAAATTTAAATGAGGAAATCAAGAAAATGTTCAAACTTACGAATCCTGAATAAAACAGTGTGCGGCT
Encoded here:
- the LOC120348456 gene encoding tryptase gamma-like, which translates into the protein MIIPIIFSIIVFQSASFCVGYENVTFESGMQEGDVIELRGRLSSQSRPFLVELASVDQRNYYLRFFVQGVRRRFEIRSTYPGLVKKVIPSSTVQRGSEFKFFLRFHNNALIFEYNEKHVMELPVNHPIRIANIRGQYKRAAITKAKWYQYYCNSAPVTNCGRTIYNSRIEKGLCQAKVVGPLQRIVGGAPSNAGEHPWQVSFRKRDANAGEHPHVCGGVLIDSCWVLSAAHCFIQDSASDDFVVRVGDYYNRDDTSSKYYKSYENSEEFKIKQVHRHYQFWTYPQPRYDIALVHLKSKTGDGRCAQFGSFVQPICLPTSTEEFIPPQECVITGWGATKFKQDKREYPGCLQQAGVFLIRDSRCKYDYPDNKAGPIILDSMQCAEAPQNNGRADSCQGDSGGPLTCTPNSGSQAGRSVVWGLTSFGDECGKMYGVYTKVASFLDWIQEEKKKMCKFNPFEQ